AGAAACCCAAGAGCCGAATATgtgctctttttcttcctcccaccccatctTCAtgacagccctgcgaggtaggataTAGGCTAAGGCGAGAGATGGCCACATAGCGAACGTTTTCATTTCCCCTAGCCTTGGGTCTGACAGTTCACCACTATGCCACACTTGCAATTCTGCTCTTTACCTTAACCGGCGTTTTTATTTGCACCTGATCTCCGAGCGTAGTAGATAAAACCTCCCCAGTTAAATAACTGTTGATTTCCTGACTGCAGACAGATTTGTGTGTTGAGGCGCCCCTGCCCACCTGCAGCTATGGGGGTCCCTCCCCAACCACAAAAAGGAGCCCAGAAGAAGGATGAGAGGAAACGAACCTTGTCTGCCTCCTCAACCCAGGAGGGGGAGCCCAAGGAAAACGAGAGTGAGCCTGCCTCCTCGACCCAGGAGGGGCAGCCCAAGGAAAACGAGAGAGAACCTGCCTCCTCGACCCAGGAGGGGCGGCCCAAGGAAAACAAGAGAGAGCCTGCCTCCTCGACCCAGGAGGGGCGGCCCAAGGAAAACaagagagagcctgccccctcGACCCAGGAGGGAGGGCCCAAGGAAAGCAAGAGGGAACCGCTGCCCAAACTGGAGCCTGCGGCAGCTGAGTATTTTCGTCGTGCTCACGAGACGTTGAAATCCGGGTTTGACTCTGATGAGGAGAAAGGTAAGATGTTTGGGGAGATGTGCGTTGGGTGTGATGATGGGGAAGCAGGTGGAGACACGGTTTGGGTGTACGTATAcgaaaaggtaaaagtaaaaggtaaaggacccctggatggtctagtccaggcacgtccaacaggtagatcgtgatctactggtagatcatggggtgttcctggtagatctctggccactcagtgatctactcccccccctcaaaaaaagctctacaactttggctTTCCCAAGAAAACTCAAGAACGTTGCCTttcctaaaaaagctctacaactatggctttcctaaaaaagctcagcaacttttgcttcCTAGCAAAAAAGTGGGCCATCAGATTAAGTTCCACTATCAGACTGGGGATTCAGGACCctcaactgtgttttatataatcaacttttGATTATGTTCTGTGTATATCACAATGCTCATTCAGTTCCATTCCTTCAtatattcagttccattcattcatttgcttcctaaaaaaaagctcaaccaccttGGCTTcccaataaaagctcaacaactttgatccatccaacgacaatgggtagatcactgccagttttttttacactgtgggtagatcacagtctattgggagttgtacGTCCCTGGAGTCGAATTCGACTATgtggtgtggcactcatctccgctttcaggccaagggagccggcgtttgcctgcATACAgcttttctgggccatgtggctagtctgactgaaccgcttctggtgtGCGTTAGGTCTTACaaagaggtaataataataataataataataataataaaattttatttataccccaccctccccagtcaaaaccgggctcagggcggctaacaccaataaaattacaataaaacataaaaagcaattaattagaatacagattaaaatacaatattaaaatttaaaatgcagcctcattttaagtagtccataaatccaaaccgtgagggaggaaaaacacaggggtcagactaagtccagcccaaaggccaggcggaacagctctgtcttgcaggccttgtggaaagatgacaaatcccgcagggccctggtctcctgtgaaagcgttccaccaagttggggccaatactgaaaaggccctggccctagtagagtagaggccaatctagccaccttatggctcgggatctccagaatattgttgtttgtggaccttaagatcctccgcggggcataccaggagaggcggtcccgtaggtacaagggtcccaagccgcatagggctttaaaggtcaaagccagcaccttaaacctgatcctgtcctccactgggagccagtgcagctggtaaagcactggatgaatgggATCCTGCGGCCGGGACCCCATAAGGACCTGGGTGGGTGTTCCCAAAGCTGCAGGTGTTCATTGGGTTATGTGAGCTAAGAGCAGGAGGCGTTGGTGGGCAGCCATGCAAATAAGCCCACACAAGTTGCTAGTCCTCAATGTTTATTTTGCTAGCCTGCTAAAATTCTAGTATTCTTTCATTCTGcctgcagcaggggggggggttcctttccTCTGTGGCTAGCATGGAAATCTTAGCCTCTTAGAAGTCTTGTTAAAAACACTACTATTATTATTGCCATTGATTCATTCATCACTACCTAAACTACCACCTCAAGACGGCTTATATATAAGATAACTAACAAATGAGAATAAAACCACTCGTGGGGAAGACCAAATTATCCACCTGAGCTGGGTTGAAATAATAATGAAGGCTGGGTTGAAATAGTTTTCTGAAGGTTGGAGTAGCAGAACAGACTCCTTTAGAAGTCTTGACGGAGGTTGGGCGGCCAGGCAtttagggtctcagcctgcgtaccagggggagctggcagacagctgccctggacacagaactgacatAACGTTGTCTTGCTTTTCTTCCCACCCCAAGCCCTTTTTGTCAGCAACGTCCTAGTGGAGGCGGAAGCCGTGGCCCTCCCCCTGGCCCTGGACAAAGCCGGCTCTCTGCTCCTCCAGGCCCTCCTTCCTTCTGCCTCTGCGCCCAGCCTGAGCCGCCTCCTGCGGGCCTTCCTCCCCGCTCTGCGCCTGGCCGCCTGCCACCCCTGCGGGGCTCACATCCTGGAGGCGGCCCTGCTCAGAGCCCTGGTCCTGATTTCGGAGGGAGCAGAGGATGCTGAAGCACTGGAGGACCAGGTTCTGGAGCTGGCGAGGGCCGTGCAGGAAGAGCTGCCAACATTTGCCCTGGACATCCACGCCAGCTTCGTGGTGCGGACACTGCTGCAGGTGCTCGGAGGGGTCCGGGTCAGGTCGGACGTGATAAGGGGGCTCCCGGGGTCAGGTGAGTGcagcttgctttttattttattttatctgttaaatttatatcccacccttcacccGAAGGTTGCGGggcggtttgcaacataaaatatGCAAAATACGTAAcgtaataacaaaacaaaacaaacccaccgAGGAaccaatgccatttttaaaattttgttttataatgtatataaaatggatagagaaattAAAGCAACAGATGGaaatgaaaacttttttaaaaaaaaccctactctTTTGGCacatttttgtttcagcaagcctacccagtTGAAGTGAGCTTTTATCTGTtacttattattgttattttagctTTTCAAAagtattaaattattttttaaaatttcattgttttatctttCTTAAGACGACTGTGAGGTTGGTTGTTGGTTTCTTTCAATCAAGCGGTGTGTAAGTTTTATGAGATGAATAAAAATAACTAAAACTAGCATAGGCATATAAAACAAGTACAGTTACATACGGGGTAAATAGTAAATCATTAAATAATGAAAAAAGTGAAACTTGAAGAaagaatattaatattattttattgtcaAGCATGGTTCAAAGTTTGCCAGCCTTGTGACGCTGGTTGACTTAAAAATGATGGTTCAGATATATTTGTTATGCCAAATCATGTAAAATTATGTGTAATTTTTGACCATTATAGCTATATCCCAGGGTGAGTGGCGCCAAACACGCGGTGTAAGATTTTTGGGCTGTTTTCCGCTGAGTTGCAATAATTATTTGAGCTACCAAGAATGTGCGCAAGGCTGGTTCTTTTGACACTATATCAACATTTGTATCATcaaaaatattcattcattcattagcaTTTGATTTTGGACGGCAAACAGTCGTTTCTTTAGAGGCGTGCGTCATTTCTGTCAACATTAAATTCCCAAAAAAGTGCATTTCCACCATAAATGACAATATGTGCTAAGTTTATCACAATCCTTCTAACAATGATATAGGGGAGAACATTTTGCACATTTTGCACATTTGCAAAGGAGTGCTGTGAGGGTGTTTTAATATTCAGCTATCTTCCTTCCCCTgccagttttttctctctctcatgaacatttctctctttctctctcatcccTCCAGGGTCTTCTTTCTCCAGGGCCAAAAAGGCTAAACTGGAGAGCGATGGGCCTTCGGAATTTGAGGTCCCAGACACCTTCCATTCCCTCCTGGGCGAATTCAAAGGGAGCTTTCAGGAGCACATTCCAAGTGAGGCTGCGCCGCCTGCTGCGAATGCGAATCCAGCTCAACCTGGGGACtcctggagggaggaggggctgtTGGATCTGACGGACACTTCCACCAGCTTTaggaaacgggggtgggggggagggtctTGGAGAGATGCAGTGGACTGTACCATGCTGTGGATGGGGGCTGTGTGCAAttctctctttttcaaaaaaaaaattattatagaTTTTCTTGTGTTACGAAACAAATAAGTGAAGGAAAGTACAATTGGGGCAaatgagaggggagagagagagagagatgaggggcTGTCGTTCTTTCATTGCCTGTCGTCTAGAACCTGAccgtcaagttggaagggacccccgagggtcataaagtccaaccccctgcaatgcaggaatcttggctagatcatacatgacaagcGGCCACAAAACCCCCAGCCTGTGCCTTGTTTCTGTTTGTGGGATTGAAAATGCAAAGGGGCGTTCCAAAATgtgacccctcccccccaccttctcGCCTCCTGTCCCCAACTTGCTTTGTGAATTCAttaagtctgttccactgctacGGGCATCTTTTTGCCTTATTATGGTCTGCATGCATAGACCAGAGTGCAAAACCTTAAGACAAGAGTCTTAAGGATGTCAGGTGTGGGTGACGGGTGGCGCCCCCACCTGCGGTATCTCCTTGCTAAAGTTTAGCAGCTAAACAGTCTCCCTTCaaaatctttttttcctccttccaggTTTCATCACCAACAAGTATTTCAGCCTCTGCCTCCAGGTGGCGCTGGAGGTCttgcacaggaagctgccagAGGACTGCTCAGAGCTGTGCCACTCGATGATTGGCTATTTGAGCTCCCGCAATGTGTCTCCTGGGCAGAGGTAAGCGCTCTGATTTGccgggggcagtgggggcggtgaTGGTGGGAGGAGacttggaagctgctgctgctgttcctgttCCTTTTTAAAGAGATTGCTATTAGATTTTCATAACTTTAACCAATTAATTTCAAATCTGTTATACATTTCTCTTATAATTGGACTTCCCACCTTTCCATCCATGCTGCTTTTATATCCATCCCTTTGGTATACCATATAATATTCTACATTTCATCTAATATATGTTCCTCTATTTCATATATGtgacgcaggtggctctgtggtctaaaccacagagcccagggcttgccgatcagaaggtcggcggcggttcgaatccctgcgacagggtgagctcccattgctcagtcccagttcctgccaacttagcagttcaaaagcacatcaaagtgcaagtagataaataggtaccgctccagtgggaaggtaaacggcgtttccgtgcactgctctggttcgccagaagcggcttagtcatgacctggaagctgtacgccggctccctcggccagtaaagcgagatgagcgccacaaccccagagtcgtccgcgactggacctaacggtcaggggtacctgtacctttaccttttatttcatATATCTTCCCGTTGTTCAAATTTCAAATCCTGCCTGTGATTTCatttggaagctgctgctgctgttctgggtGGATTTAGAACACAGGATAATAGAATTACAGaatcgtagacttggaaggggcgcaagggtcatctattccaacgcCCCGCAATGCAGGCAGTGTGGTATAGTCGTTAGAGGACCTTGCCGAGGGCAAGGCGATGTATCGATATATCTTCCAAAACTGGTTTTGAAGTCCACATTGTGATAATGGTTTCATGATATTGGACCTGGCGATATATCGCCAATCAcgatgtgtgtgtgctatgcaaagaTCACGATGCGGGGAAAGGCAGCCAACGCTTCTGTCggttcctgcagcccctgttaactcttCCGGCTctgctctcccctgcctcctgcaggggaCAGTGAACTACAAGAGCAGGCGCTGACAAAAGCAGCCAGCGAAGCAGCTGCCGAGAGCTCGCCTCGGACACCATGCAGTTCTTgctttaagtacagtggtaccttggttctcaagcttaatccgttccggaagtccattccaaaaccaaagcattccaaaaccaaggcgcgctttcccatagaaagtaatgcaaaacggattcatccgttccagacttttaaaaaccacccctaaaacagccatttaacatgaattttacaatctaacgagaccattgttccataaaaggaaagcaataaacaatgtgctgccgtcacacaatcaatcaatcaatcaatcaatcaatcagtagctgaactgggttccacacagtcacacaaaaaagagagccacgaaaacgcaaaataaatagcaaaaacagacagacctcagcgtaactcTTAAAACGGAAGCacggcactcaaaacggagcatgttcgacttccgaaaaaggttcgcaaaccggaacacttccttccgggtttgcagtgtttgggctccaagttgtttgagaaccaagacgtttgagaaccaagggaccactgtataggatAGGCGACAATTTGGTAGGTGGTTGAGGGAGATGCCAGTTGATTTGGCTCCAGGCTTCTTGCTGGGGTTCccattcccccttcctttctcccgTGAAAAAAATAAACGGGGGCTATCTGCTTCTGAGTTAAACAAAAACCCATGCCCTGTTGTTTaagcctctttcctcccttctcccctcttGCACATGTGTGTCTTTGTCTCATTGTGTTGACGCTTTCCccttctgcattttttttgtgtgtgcacatttggCTATGCATTGGTTTCTCTCCTTTCTGAGCATGTGTGGAATTGCCTCTCCCCCCCTGTTATGCTCCGTTTTCTCCTCCTTGCCAATCATCTCTCCTCAATTTTCCCCTCACCCCTTTGCTTTCTCACACATTTGTTCCCACAGtcttatacaatggtaccttgcttctcaaagttgatccattccggaagtccgctccaaaaccaaggcgctctttcccatagaaagtaacgcaAAGCGGATTCATCCGCTGCACACTTTGGAAAAAAGcacctaaaacagccatttaacatgaattttactgtctaacaagatcattgacccataaaatgaaagcaataaaccgtgtactgcagtcacacaaccaatcagtagctgaactgggttccacacagtcacaaaacaaatgaactgggaaaacctcaaaaacaaaaacgcaaaataaatagcaaaaacaaaagcgccaaactcaATCCATtgtggaagtccatttgacttccgaaatgttcgcaaaccaaggcgccgcttctgattggtgcaggagcCCCGAAAACAATAGCCAAAGCcgcatcggacatttggcttccgaaaaacgttcaaaaaccggaacatttctgggttttcagcgtttgggaaccaaggcgtttgaataccaaagtgtttgagaaccaaggtaccaaaagggggggaagtgctcttatttttattttctggtggtTGTTACGTTGTTGGTTCCCCTTAAATAGCTTCCCCCCATATTAAAAGGGCAGGTTTTATCATTATTCTTATTTAAAGGAGGCTATATCTTGGCTTCCttgccctccctccttcttcccctttgaTAAAAAGGGAGAGATGGGTGGGGCGAGGGCTTTTGCGGGGGCCTTCTGGGTcacgaaagggagaaatggaggggggggggaaagaaggtTAAActggctgccttatgctgaaatgggagaacgatatggaaggtgtttgtcaGTAAGCAGTGGGAGCAaatgcatgtcttctcagaagcaaaattcaattacagtggtacatctacttacgaatttaatgcgttccgaacacacatttctaagtcgaaaaaaattgtaagtcgaatcccataggaatgcagtgggagaaaaaattcgtaagtcgaagcaaccgtatctaaaaattcgtaagtagaaaaaatcctatctaaaccgcatccaagatggcggacagagctccattcgtaagtagagttatttgtaagtagaggtaccactaatGAATTTTAAATTCATGCTAAATTCAATGGCGCTTACTCCGGGGAAAGTAGAAGTAGACTTAgttgaacttagtgggacttactcaCTTTGCCCTCGTGAGTGgggaacagggtggatttgatttaaaccaaatcaatttaaatcactcgtcagtaagacttgatttaaatcattttttattttatttttactgaaagactcattcttgctggtatcttaatatttacaaccagagataggaaggtttcatttttggaataataaattttcagagtagtttttacagtcatataaaaaaaatcactgatcTGGTTATACTATCAGAAATACACAGACCGATAATTATGAGATTGTGAGGTTTGATAAGTtagctgtttatatttggacaacttttctgctgtactttattggaaggagaaaaataaatagataatcatttccttaataacagttTAAACCATTTacttaactaaaacaataacgttATAGCatgtgtatccatgtttgttaactgatgtggttaatcagtgttttgttttttgtttttgttttaaattggacTGATTTTTAGCACACgtgaaaaactttttaaaatccttatttcctgatgagtagcctttggactataatgtaacttaaatagaaaacttatctttagaaagatttttcctcaaaaagcattttattttaaaaaatccaatttaaatttttaaaaaatctgatttaattttttttaaaattggtttttttatataaaaaaaatcattgatttttatccaccctagTGGGGAAGTAGCTGCAACTTGACACTAGCAAATGACTAATCGTTAATCATATGCAAGTTTAACATTTTTACTAAATCGACCACTTTCGTAAATTTTAAatttgccccccaaacctcacagAACATTAATATATTCTCCATAAATCTTCCATGGTGCTGTTGAAGGGTGCTATCGTTGAGTTAATTTTCATGGAGTGATGTGCGTCAAGTTTAGATTTTTTACATTTGTTCAATATTTTCCCAGATTAATTGCATTCACTATGAGTCATCGCCGCACTTTGGAACGCCCCGAATACCACCACCTGGTAGGCAAGCCCAAAACCAAAAGTCCCGtttggatgcattttggcttgcctgctgacGAAAGTGACTGCGTGGTGGTTGATAATATCGCCATTTGTAAAATATGTTTGCATTCCGTATCGGTGAAGGGCGGAAACACTACCAATCTCATGAGCCACCTCAAGCTTCACCACCCCCAGAAATTTAAGGAGCTGCCTTCTTCATCGGCCGGCATTTCCGGTTATTCATGTAACAGTGCAGACGACCCTCCGGCTGCAGCAACAGCGGTCAGTGCTGACGAGCCTGCCAGAACCGCCGTGGAAATTCCTAGGAAGCGGCAAAAAACGCTGCTGGATTTTCAGCCGCTCAATTTCGAGGCCCCGAGATCTTGTAGCCAGGCCATAACGGAGTACCTGGCCACGTGCATGCAGTCTTACAACATAGTAGACCACCCGAAATTTATCCAAATGGTCAACACCCTGAACCCACGGTACCAATTGCCCAGCAGGAAGTACTTTGCAACCAAAGGCGTTCCGACGCTGTACAACGACACGGTGGAGAAAATGAGGAGAGAGATAGGTCGGGTGAAGGAGAGCGAGCTGGTCATCACTACCGATTGCTGGACATCGGTAGGAGGCACCCCGTTTTTGGCCGTGACGGTACATTTCATTTCGGACGAGTGGAAGCTGATCGACGCTTTCTTGGGCTGCAAGCACTTTCTGAAGGACCACACCTCCGACAACCTCTGCGAGATGCTCGCCGACACGTTGTCGGAGTGGGACATAGACGTGAAGAACATATTTTGCAGCACGACGGACGATAACGGCGCCATTCTGAAGGCGGTCCGGCAGCTGGGCTTAGAGTACATCTCTTGCTTTGCCCAGAACATCAACATTGGTGTCGGCCGAGCTTTGAACCTGACGCCGCTGAGGAGGGCGATCGTCCGGCTGAAAAGCCTGCAGAACACCATTTGCCACAGTTGGAAGATGAGGCGAGACCTCGGCAAAGCCCAGGAGCTGCTTCAGATGGAGAAAGAGAGCTTGCCGAGCGCTTGCCCCACCAAATGGTGGAGCGTACTCAAGCTCTGCCGGAGGTTTCTCGAAAACCAGCTCCCGGTTTGCAAGATGCTGATGGATTACCCGTCGAAAAAGCACTTGATGTTGGAGGGGTGCGACGTCTCGGCTGTGCAAGACTTTGTCTCTGCGGCTACCCTGCTAGAGGACATCACCACGACTCTCAGCGGGAGCACTTGCGTCCCGGCCTCGTCCGTTCTGCCTCTCTATCGGCAAATTAAGAAGCGCCTCCAGCCCGAGGAGGGAGATAGCACGCTCTTGCAGGACATTAAACATGAAATTTTGGGTGCGCTGTCAGAAAAGTACGAAAACGGGCCTATGGTAACCACTCTGGGCCTAGCCTCCTTGTGCGACCCGAGGTTTCGCCTGCGTTTCTTGGAGGCTCCCGAGGCTGTCAGGCAGGAGGCCATACAAAAGATGGCCGACTTGCATGCTGGCGGCCTGTCTGCGGAGCCAGACGATCAGCCTGATACGCCAAAAAAGGAAGGGTTGGCCAAAATTTTCGatttggaggaagaagaggaccTTTCGGGGGATGGATTTGAACCGCTGTCTGTCTTGAAAGCAGAAAAAGAGCTCAAAGGCTACATGGCTATGCCCAGAGTGAACTATGATGATTCCCCACTGACGTGGTGGAAGACGAACGAGGCGTTCTTCCCAATGTTGAAGGTGCTCGCAAAGAGGTTTTTGGCCATCCCGGGAACGAGCGTGTCTTCCGAAAGTGTGTTCAGCACGGCTGGCAACGTTctccagaaacaaaaaacatcccTCTTGCCGGAGAACGCCGAAATGCAAATCTTCCTGGCCAAAAATATAAATTTCGTTTGACGGGGTTTTTTTGCTCGTGTTAAAGTTCATCCAGGTTTAACAAAGGAAAACGAACAAAACAGTCAAATAACTGGTGTTGTGGGCTGTATATGCACATTCAGCTAAAGCTATACTTGAAATACCTAAAAGTGTGACGCagaattggctccccccccccctgttcagcAATGTAATTGAATCGTTTGGGGGGGGCATTCTCTCACCTTGCCTTTGATATCTATGCTGCTAATTCTTTAATTTTTGAGAAAATGTGCCGATTAAGAAAATGATCAGTGCTGTGAAATAACTGTTGTAACAATATGCTAAGGGTAAgtaaaaatgtatgcattttagaCCCCTGAGTAGCAGCAGTTGCCAGAACGTTCCCCCCGTTTGCCTCGACAAAGCGCCACCCTTATTTCAGCCAtcatgatatattggtatattgcgATGTTTCGCTGGTGATATGTCACAGTGTTGAAAAGGagatattgcccagcccagcCTAGCAGCTCATCACTGTCCCTTAgcctaacccagtgtttctcaaccagtgtgcctccagatgt
The window above is part of the Zootoca vivipara chromosome 13, rZooViv1.1, whole genome shotgun sequence genome. Proteins encoded here:
- the NOP9 gene encoding nucleolar protein 9 isoform X4 produces the protein MIGYLSSRNVSPGQRLIAFTMSHRRTLERPEYHHLVGKPKTKSPVWMHFGLPADESDCVVVDNIAICKICLHSVSVKGGNTTNLMSHLKLHHPQKFKELPSSSAGISGYSCNSADDPPAAATAVSADEPARTAVEIPRKRQKTLLDFQPLNFEAPRSCSQAITEYLATCMQSYNIVDHPKFIQMVNTLNPRYQLPSRKYFATKGVPTLYNDTVEKMRREIGRVKESELVITTDCWTSVGGTPFLAVTVHFISDEWKLIDAFLGCKHFLKDHTSDNLCEMLADTLSEWDIDVKNIFCSTTDDNGAILKAVRQLGLEYISCFAQNINIGVGRALNLTPLRRAIVRLKSLQNTICHSWKMRRDLGKAQELLQMEKESLPSACPTKWWSVLKLCRRFLENQLPVCKMLMDYPSKKHLMLEGCDVSAVQDFVSAATLLEDITTTLSGSTCVPASSVLPLYRQIKKRLQPEEGDSTLLQDIKHEILGALSEKYENGPMVTTLGLASLCDPRFRLRFLEAPEAVRQEAIQKMADLHAGGLSAEPDDQPDTPKKEGLAKIFDLEEEEDLSGDGFEPLSVLKAEKELKGYMAMPRVNYDDSPLTWWKTNEAFFPMLKVLAKRFLAIPGTSVSSESVFSTAGNVLQKQKTSLLPENAEMQIFLAKNINFV
- the NOP9 gene encoding nucleolar protein 9 isoform X2; the protein is MGVPPQPQKGAQKKDERKRTLSASSTQEGEPKENESEPASSTQEGQPKENEREPASSTQEGRPKENKREPASSTQEGRPKENKREPAPSTQEGGPKESKREPLPKLEPAAAEYFRRAHETLKSGFDSDEEKALFVSNVLVEAEAVALPLALDKAGSLLLQALLPSASAPSLSRLLRAFLPALRLAACHPCGAHILEAALLRALVLISEGAEDAEALEDQVLELARAVQEELPTFALDIHASFVVRTLLQVLGGVRVRSDVIRGLPGSGSSFSRAKKAKLESDGPSEFEVPDTFHSLLGEFKGSFQEHIPSFITNKYFSLCLQVALEVLHRKLPEDCSELCHSMIGYLSSRNVSPGQRLIAFTMSHRRTLERPEYHHLVGKPKTKSPVWMHFGLPADESDCVVVDNIAICKICLHSVSVKGGNTTNLMSHLKLHHPQKFKELPSSSAGISGYSCNSADDPPAAATAVSADEPARTAVEIPRKRQKTLLDFQPLNFEAPRSCSQAITEYLATCMQSYNIVDHPKFIQMVNTLNPRYQLPSRKYFATKGVPTLYNDTVEKMRREIGRVKESELVITTDCWTSVGGTPFLAVTVHFISDEWKLIDAFLGCKHFLKDHTSDNLCEMLADTLSEWDIDVKNIFCSTTDDNGAILKAVRQLGLEYISCFAQNINIGVGRALNLTPLRRAIVRLKSLQNTICHSWKMRRDLGKAQELLQMEKESLPSACPTKWWSVLKLCRRFLENQLPVCKMLMDYPSKKHLMLEGCDVSAVQDFVSAATLLEDITTTLSGSTCVPASSVLPLYRQIKKRLQPEEGDSTLLQDIKHEILGALSEKYENGPMVTTLGLASLCDPRFRLRFLEAPEAVRQEAIQKMADLHAGGLSAEPDDQPDTPKKEGLAKIFDLEEEEDLSGDGFEPLSVLKAEKELKGYMAMPRVNYDDSPLTWWKTNEAFFPMLKVLAKRFLAIPGTSVSSESVFSTAGNVLQKQKTSLLPENAEMQIFLAKNINFV
- the NOP9 gene encoding nucleolar protein 9 isoform X1 — protein: MVFSLSFQLRCSQKLNRQICVLRRPCPPAAMGVPPQPQKGAQKKDERKRTLSASSTQEGEPKENESEPASSTQEGQPKENEREPASSTQEGRPKENKREPASSTQEGRPKENKREPAPSTQEGGPKESKREPLPKLEPAAAEYFRRAHETLKSGFDSDEEKALFVSNVLVEAEAVALPLALDKAGSLLLQALLPSASAPSLSRLLRAFLPALRLAACHPCGAHILEAALLRALVLISEGAEDAEALEDQVLELARAVQEELPTFALDIHASFVVRTLLQVLGGVRVRSDVIRGLPGSGSSFSRAKKAKLESDGPSEFEVPDTFHSLLGEFKGSFQEHIPSFITNKYFSLCLQVALEVLHRKLPEDCSELCHSMIGYLSSRNVSPGQRLIAFTMSHRRTLERPEYHHLVGKPKTKSPVWMHFGLPADESDCVVVDNIAICKICLHSVSVKGGNTTNLMSHLKLHHPQKFKELPSSSAGISGYSCNSADDPPAAATAVSADEPARTAVEIPRKRQKTLLDFQPLNFEAPRSCSQAITEYLATCMQSYNIVDHPKFIQMVNTLNPRYQLPSRKYFATKGVPTLYNDTVEKMRREIGRVKESELVITTDCWTSVGGTPFLAVTVHFISDEWKLIDAFLGCKHFLKDHTSDNLCEMLADTLSEWDIDVKNIFCSTTDDNGAILKAVRQLGLEYISCFAQNINIGVGRALNLTPLRRAIVRLKSLQNTICHSWKMRRDLGKAQELLQMEKESLPSACPTKWWSVLKLCRRFLENQLPVCKMLMDYPSKKHLMLEGCDVSAVQDFVSAATLLEDITTTLSGSTCVPASSVLPLYRQIKKRLQPEEGDSTLLQDIKHEILGALSEKYENGPMVTTLGLASLCDPRFRLRFLEAPEAVRQEAIQKMADLHAGGLSAEPDDQPDTPKKEGLAKIFDLEEEEDLSGDGFEPLSVLKAEKELKGYMAMPRVNYDDSPLTWWKTNEAFFPMLKVLAKRFLAIPGTSVSSESVFSTAGNVLQKQKTSLLPENAEMQIFLAKNINFV
- the NOP9 gene encoding nucleolar protein 9 isoform X3, whose translation is MVFSLSFQLRCSQKLNRQICVLRRPCPPAAMGVPPQPQKGAQKKDERKRTLSASSTQEGEPKENESEPASSTQEGQPKENEREPASSTQEGRPKENKREPASSTQEGRPKENKREPAPSTQEGGPKESKREPLPKLEPAAAEYFRRAHETLKSGFDSDEEKALFVSNVLVEAEAVALPLALDKAGSLLLQALLPSASAPSLSRLLRAFLPALRLAACHPCGAHILEAALLRALVLISEGAEDAEALEDQVLELARAVQEELPTFALDIHASFVVRTLLQVLGGVRVRSDVIRGLPGSGSSFSRAKKAKLESDGPSEFEVPDTFHSLLGEFKGSFQEHIPSFITNKYFSLCLQVALEVLHRKLPEDCSELCHSMIGYLSSRNVSPGQSPLLVFLKDATCSRVLDKVLEVSDRKALLSFYKSHMKGQLLVLAAHKVANFTLQRLIQAASRKLLGKLIEELGPGVENILACEHLGLITALLGACRKHGSHQQEVLQLLMEAFHCWEPPSRQLACVPLIASVLAYEVYYGEEEDVENTPQEEEEDPSQQQAGPPRPLTSISYHGSLMLQHLLHFADPSPMLRSLAAMTPEDLVILACDPAGSHVFDALLASPSVPEKKRRKVLRRLKGCYVSLACSKHGSRILDAIWSKATLPAKREMAQELAEQEPRLQNDPFGRYVVRNFSLTHFLKRRQDWERHQKGEKKRRELFSEILED